DNA sequence from the Clostridiales bacterium genome:
TTATTGTGCCTTTGGAAGTGTTTTCGCATATAGAAAAAGGCGTTGTCCGTTGCATTGCGCTTAAGGCAACAGAAGGCTTATCTAGGGGAATGCGGGTAATTTCTTCGGGAGAAACCATAAAAGCGCCAGTAGGCGTAGAGGTTTTGGGGCGGGTAATCAATGTTTTAGGCGAGCCTATTGACCAAAAAGGCGAAATTAAAACCAAAGAAAAATGGAGCATATATAGACCTGCGCCCAAATTTTACGAGCAATCCAATAATATTGAGATATTAGAAACGGGCATTAAAGTCATAGACTTGCTTGCGCCTTACGCCAAGGGCGGAAAAATAGGGTTATTCGGCGGCGCTGGCGTAGGCAAAACGGTGCTGATTTTGGAGCTTATACGCAATGTCGCGCACGAACATGGAGGATATTCTATCTTTACCGGAGTAGGCGAAAGAAGCCGCGAGGGTTATGAGATGATACAAGATATGACCCAATCGGGCGTTTTGGACAAAACAGCTTTAGTATTTGGTCAAATGAACGAGCCTCCGGGCGCGCGCATGAAGGTTGCTTTTATGGGGCTTACTTTGGCTGAATACTTTAGAGATGTAATGAATCAAGATGTCTTGCTGTTTATTGACAATATTTATAGGTTTGTCCAAGCGGGTAACGAGGTTTCGGCGTTATTGGGCAGAATGCCCAGCGCGGTAGGCTATCAACCGACATTAGCGCATGAATTGGGGCTTTTGCAAGAAAGGATAACCTCCACAAAAAACGGCTCTATCACCAGCATCCAGGCTATTTATGTGCCTGCTGATGACTTGACCGATCCCGCGCCCGCGGCTATCTTTTCGCATTTGGACGCGACCACTGTTTTGTCCAGAAGAATAGTAGAGCAAGGAATATATCCTGCCGTAGCGCCGCTTGAATCCTCAAGCATAGCTTTAGATCCTGCGGTAGTAGGACAAGAACATTACGATGTCGCCAGAAAGGTTACCGAGAGTTTACAAAGATATAAAGAACTTCAGGATATAATAGCGATTTTAGGCATGGACGAGTTATCGGAAGAAGACAAAAAGATTGTATATAGGGCAAGAAAGATGCAAAAATTTTTGTCCCAGCCGTTGTTTGTGGCGTCTGTATTTACCGGCGTAGAAGGCAGATATGTGGATACCAAAGCCACTGTGCAAAGTTTTAAGGCTATTTTGGACGGCGAAGTGGACGAGCTTAACGAAAACGCTTTTTATATGGTCGGCGATTTGGATGAAGCAAAGAAAAACGCCGCCCAAATGCATTAAATGCTTGGGTTTTTGGTTATTATGGAAAAAGTCATAAACGAGTTTTATTTGGAAATAGTCACGCCTGATAGATTGTTTTTTAAAGGCTATGTTGAGTCTTTGGTTTTTAATTCGTCCTCGGGCGAGATGGGCATAATGTATAACGCCTTGCCTATGGTAACCGCGCTAAAACCCGGAACAATAAAAATACGCCAAAAAAACAAATGGATGGAAGCCCATAGCGGCGAAGGTTTTATACAAGTCCGTCCCAAAAATGTGATTATAATGGCGCAAACGGCAAAATGGCCGTATGAACTGGGTATTGCGGACACAAAACCTAGACACGATACGCTGGCAATTAAGAAGAAAAAAGAACAATCTTTAAAAGAATATAAACTTGCCAAGGCGCAATTAGCTCGGCATTTTGCCAACTTAAGATTAAGGGATCATGATATTGATTAACAAGAGGGTCAAAATTTGAAAAAAACAGTTTTAATAACGGGCGCTTCAAAAGGCATTGGCAGGGCGACCGCCATTTTGTTCGCCCAAAAAGGATATAATGTTTCAATCAATTATAACCATTCGCATAACGAAGCCCTAGACTTAATGAAATATATGATAAAAAACGGCTACTTTGCCGCCGCCTACCAAGCGGACATATCAAAGAAAGAGCAAGCCGTCGGCTTGGTTGAAAAGACTATAAACGATTTTGGCGGCCTTGATGTGATTGTCAATAACGCGGGCGTCGCCCAAACCAAATTGTTTACAGAAATAACCGAAAACGATTGGGATAAAATCTTTGATGTCAATATTAAGGGTATGTATTTTGTGTTAAACGCGGCGTTGCCTTTTTTGATTTCACAAAAACGGGGAAAGATTATTAATGTCTCTTCCATATGGGGCGTATGCGGCGCGTCTTGCGAAGCGCATTATTCTTCGGCAAAAGCCGCTGTAATAGGGCTTACTAAGGCGCTGGCAAAAGAATTAGGCCCTTCGGGCATTAATGTAAATTGCGTTTGCCCCGGCGTCATTGACACTCAAATGCTGGATGAATATAACAAAGAAGAACTTGACGCTTTAAAAGACAAAACGCCTTTGGGAAGGTTGGGAACGCCCGAGGATGTAGCCAAATGCATATATTTTTTGGCGTCAAAAGACGCTGATTTTATCACCGGTCAAATTTTAAATGTTGACGGCGGTTTTGCTATTTAATAGTATTTTTATCATTTTTTCCTTTGGGTTTTTCATATATAACTATTAAGAAAAACCTGTTTAGGAAAAAATATTTTGACTTATTGCGTAATTGATATCAACGCGCTCAAGCACAATTTCAAAGTTTTAAAAGCGAATACCGCGTCCAAAATCTGCGCCGTAATCAAGGCGGACGCTTACGGACACGGCTTAATCCAAACAGTCCGCGCTTTAGCGGAGGCTGATTGTTTTGGCGTCGCAAGGGCTAACGAAGCCATTGCGCTAAGGGATGCCAATATCAATAACGACATTTTGTTAATGGGAAGTTTTGACGATAAGGCTACTTTAAAAGAGTTAATTGACAATAATATTATTTTAACTATCCATTGCTATGACGAGTTAAAACTCTTAACACAGCTTGCCAAAAAACACAACGGCATAATCAAAACACATTTAAAAATTGACAGCGGAATGAATAGATTAGGAATATCGGATAAAGAAACTTTGGATAAAATCCTTAATCATATGTCCCAAATAGGCAATATAAAATGCGACGGTATTTATACCCATTACGCCACTTCGGATTCGGACGTTTCGTATTTGGAAGAGCAATATAATAAATTTTGCAAACTGACTAAAACATATAAAATCAAAAAGCACTCGGCGAATTCGGCGGCCGTTTTTCAAGGCAAAAAATATCATATGGACATGGTAAGGGCGGGCATAATGCTGTATGGTTATATTGACAAGAATTTAAA
Encoded proteins:
- the atpD gene encoding F0F1 ATP synthase subunit beta, with product MDKEVNNGYVLQIIGPVIDVKFENNHMPKIYEKLVIYEDDIIVPLEVFSHIEKGVVRCIALKATEGLSRGMRVISSGETIKAPVGVEVLGRVINVLGEPIDQKGEIKTKEKWSIYRPAPKFYEQSNNIEILETGIKVIDLLAPYAKGGKIGLFGGAGVGKTVLILELIRNVAHEHGGYSIFTGVGERSREGYEMIQDMTQSGVLDKTALVFGQMNEPPGARMKVAFMGLTLAEYFRDVMNQDVLLFIDNIYRFVQAGNEVSALLGRMPSAVGYQPTLAHELGLLQERITSTKNGSITSIQAIYVPADDLTDPAPAAIFSHLDATTVLSRRIVEQGIYPAVAPLESSSIALDPAVVGQEHYDVARKVTESLQRYKELQDIIAILGMDELSEEDKKIVYRARKMQKFLSQPLFVASVFTGVEGRYVDTKATVQSFKAILDGEVDELNENAFYMVGDLDEAKKNAAQMH
- the atpC gene encoding ATP synthase F1 subunit epsilon: MEKVINEFYLEIVTPDRLFFKGYVESLVFNSSSGEMGIMYNALPMVTALKPGTIKIRQKNKWMEAHSGEGFIQVRPKNVIIMAQTAKWPYELGIADTKPRHDTLAIKKKKEQSLKEYKLAKAQLARHFANLRLRDHDID
- the fabG gene encoding 3-oxoacyl-ACP reductase FabG, whose product is MKKTVLITGASKGIGRATAILFAQKGYNVSINYNHSHNEALDLMKYMIKNGYFAAAYQADISKKEQAVGLVEKTINDFGGLDVIVNNAGVAQTKLFTEITENDWDKIFDVNIKGMYFVLNAALPFLISQKRGKIINVSSIWGVCGASCEAHYSSAKAAVIGLTKALAKELGPSGINVNCVCPGVIDTQMLDEYNKEELDALKDKTPLGRLGTPEDVAKCIYFLASKDADFITGQILNVDGGFAI
- the alr gene encoding alanine racemase; its protein translation is MTYCVIDINALKHNFKVLKANTASKICAVIKADAYGHGLIQTVRALAEADCFGVARANEAIALRDANINNDILLMGSFDDKATLKELIDNNIILTIHCYDELKLLTQLAKKHNGIIKTHLKIDSGMNRLGISDKETLDKILNHMSQIGNIKCDGIYTHYATSDSDVSYLEEQYNKFCKLTKTYKIKKHSANSAAVFQGKKYHMDMVRAGIMLYGYIDKNLKTYDGQKVCDIIKPAMGVYADIVQIKSLDADSYIGYDKAYKTQRPFKIAIISIGYGDGYPRLVNTGHVIIKNKRCNILGKVCMDLMAVDITDVKNVSYKDKAEIFGKNLGADVVAEWNKTISYDILCSVTKRVKKIWI